The nucleotide sequence ATCATATTTTAGAAAACCTTGCAATATTTTCACAGGGTAGAAATCAGTTTTTCCCAATAGTTATGCGGGCTGGGCGGGATTTTAAGGGACGACTAAATACTATTTGATATTCTGGAGATGGTTCATAATAGGCATTTTCTTCATTGCCAACATCAATATGCCAATTAGGTATATCTTCTAAAATTTTTTCAAATTTTTCTTTTGGTGGTAAATCCAAATTAAATCGTTGCCGCCACATTCTCTCTACAACCCCAAAATCCGCAGATTTGTCTTTTGGAGTATTAGAATCTAGTGTTCTTGTATAAATATGATAGGGAAGAACCTTTTCATACTGCTTTGTAAGGTAAAAAGGTTTCAAAGAACATTCATAAACAATAAGTACATCAATCTCTTTTTCACCAAAAATAAATGTTCTCAGTTCAATTTCAGGACGGGCATCGGCAAACTGAAGGTTACGCAACAAATCAATATAATCAGCCTGAGTCTTCCTTTCTTTAGGCAACCCTTTTATTTCGCAACCACTTTTTGGATCAGAAACGCCCATAATGATGTACTTGTCACAACCGCTTAGGGAATTTGCCATGCATAAGACATCGTGCACAAAATCACCATTAATAGAATAGGCACATTCCTTAAAATCCCAATAAAGACCTTCCCGGCATGATTGTATCAATTGAAATACTTTATCTAACAAAGACATTTTTAAGCATCCGAATTACCATCTTCCAAGGCAACATCATAAAACTTTCTTTCAATTATGTTCAGATAAGCATTAACATCTATTTTTGTACTCTCATCAGTTTTTTCCATTTTTTTTGCAAAAAATCTTAAAACAAAACCAGATATTAAACCTATCGCCATAACAACTATTGTTATTACCAACTCGAATATTTTATCTTTTTGACAAAAAGAAATTAGAGTGACGAAAGCAGATCCTGCCACACTAAACGCAGCAAATGACCAATTTTGGAGATCATTGCAACTGCATGAAATTTTCTTTATTTTATTTTTCATATAATGGAATTCGTCTAAAGACATTGTCAATCCATCAATACTTCTATTTTTGGGAATGTTTATTGTTGTTCCCAAACTATATACGCTAGCCTTATCCTTAGGATTTGTTTTTGAGACCTCTTCCGTTTTAGGCGGTATTTCCTGCGCTTTATCTGGTTCTGGGGGTTGAATGCTTTTTGTGCCTTGATCCAAGGTGTTTTCAGCTTGCGGAGTCGGGTTATACGGTTTGTTCATTTCCGTCTCCTTTTTCATCATTCTGTTTGTTTTTTACCAAGCCATTTACAATAGCATTGAATAATATCGTATAGCCACAATTGCGACACATTATTGGCACAACGGGAATTATAGATCCATTTCCTAGAACTAAGTTTCCACCTTGAAATTCTCTCAATTCATAGGCACCCTCTTCAATTTGCCAATTTTTTGCACGACAAATAGGGCACGTTTTATCCTGCCATTGGGCATTCATTTTTTTCAAAAAATCATCCAAATTGTTCAACTTCATATTTTATACCTCCATTTTTTTGGACATTAATTTAGGAAGCAAGCGATCGCGAGCGTCCTTTGACTTTTCAATAACATTTTGGCATTTGCCAATTTTATCAAAAAGCGGTTTTACACTTTTTTCAAACTTCACAAGTAAATCCTTAGGCGGGCAGTTCAGTTTCAACGCATTAATGTCTTTTGCGTATACATGCGGTTGTGCAGCACCTTTTTGCAAACTATCCAAAGACTTTTTATTTTCCTTTAGGAAGGAATATACGAAATAAATAAAAATAGTTGCAGACGAATCTACATATGAACAATCAGAAGCCCAAATTTTCTGAAAATACATCCTTGCAAAACCCGCATTGGCACCCGAACCAGATACAGTTATAACAGGTGATTCCGTAAATGACGCATTATGATAATATGCGGGTTCCAAACCGCCAGCAACCACAGGCACGTTTCCTTCAACAACATCGCCCTTGGTGATTACTTTCCCTCGTTTAAACTCCGCAATATCACCGATTGATCCTTTTCTCCACCCCTCTGGTAAACCATCTACGATTTTGGTGGTTTCGTGACCGGGGAAGCGGAGGTCGATGAACCATTGTTTGTAGAGGCGCTGAGCGGCTTCTTCGAGGAGTTTTATTTGCTTCTGGTTGTTTTCTATCAGGTTGTCGTAGGCGGAAAGGATGTCTGCAATGCGTTTTTGCGTTGATAATGGAGGTAAGGAAATTTCAAGATTTTTTATCAAACCGGCATTTAGGTTAGGTTGCGCTCCGCCATTTTTCAAAGACACCAATTTATCATATAACGTGCACAAATTATAATATACAAATTCATAATCAGCTTTATTTTCATCAATAACTAAATTACAACACGCCTGATTCGTGCAAAGGGGAATTTTGTTTATCGCAACTCTTCCCGCCGTATCGCCTTGACCATACATTGCAACAATAACAGCATTTGCTGGTATCAATTTAGCACTAGAATTCTCAAGTCCCTTTTTTGAGATTTGATTATTTGTTTCATAAATACGACAGTAGTTTACTTCTTGAGTTTTCAACCATGGAATTTCTTTAGGTGAATAATAATCAGCCTTGGATGTCAACGGAGTTCCACCTGATGCAACCCATGCACATATATCGCCTAATTTCACTTTTTCCCAAGCCATTAGCAAACACCCTTCCTAGCTACTAACCACCAATCACTAACCACTCCTATCACAGTCCCATCTCCTTCATGTTCTTCGAGATGGTTTTCATGAGGGCGTTGCTTTCGTCCTGGAGTTTCAGGAGTTCCTGGTGGATTTCGGTCATGCGTTCGGCAAAATCCACGC is from Hallerella porci and encodes:
- a CDS encoding ATP-binding protein; translation: MSLLDKVFQLIQSCREGLYWDFKECAYSINGDFVHDVLCMANSLSGCDKYIIMGVSDPKSGCEIKGLPKERKTQADYIDLLRNLQFADARPEIELRTFIFGEKEIDVLIVYECSLKPFYLTKQYEKVLPYHIYTRTLDSNTPKDKSADFGVVERMWRQRFNLDLPPKEKFEKILEDIPNWHIDVGNEENAYYEPSPEYQIVFSRPLKSRPARITIGKN
- a CDS encoding restriction endonuclease subunit S; translated protein: MAWEKVKLGDICAWVASGGTPLTSKADYYSPKEIPWLKTQEVNYCRIYETNNQISKKGLENSSAKLIPANAVIVAMYGQGDTAGRVAINKIPLCTNQACCNLVIDENKADYEFVYYNLCTLYDKLVSLKNGGAQPNLNAGLIKNLEISLPPLSTQKRIADILSAYDNLIENNQKQIKLLEEAAQRLYKQWFIDLRFPGHETTKIVDGLPEGWRKGSIGDIAEFKRGKVITKGDVVEGNVPVVAGGLEPAYYHNASFTESPVITVSGSGANAGFARMYFQKIWASDCSYVDSSATIFIYFVYSFLKENKKSLDSLQKGAAQPHVYAKDINALKLNCPPKDLLVKFEKSVKPLFDKIGKCQNVIEKSKDARDRLLPKLMSKKMEV